Proteins encoded by one window of Polaribacter haliotis:
- a CDS encoding DUF4251 domain-containing protein, translating into MRIAILSFLVIFMSCAGTKNTATPSEINDLKEIVNNKKIEVNFNWARPTGGINNIRGIENLLPRGSNMSNIDLMGNPNFFRINGDSIHMDLPYYGQRQISGGYNSDSGVKFEGKPKEFSKTYNSKKNAYILKYSLNENTENYNVTLTLFSNKRSSLNINSTHRSTISYDGKWKEYVFKKK; encoded by the coding sequence ATGAGAATAGCAATTTTAAGTTTTTTAGTCATTTTTATGAGCTGTGCAGGTACTAAAAATACAGCAACACCATCAGAAATAAACGATTTAAAAGAAATCGTAAACAATAAAAAAATTGAAGTAAACTTTAATTGGGCAAGACCAACAGGAGGAATTAATAATATAAGAGGAATTGAAAATTTATTGCCTAGAGGAAGTAATATGAGCAATATAGATTTAATGGGAAATCCTAATTTTTTTAGAATTAACGGAGATAGTATCCATATGGATTTGCCTTATTATGGGCAGAGACAAATTTCTGGTGGTTACAATTCAGATAGTGGAGTTAAGTTTGAAGGGAAACCTAAAGAATTTTCTAAAACTTATAATAGCAAAAAAAATGCCTATATTTTAAAATATTCTTTAAATGAGAATACCGAAAATTACAATGTAACACTTACATTATTTTCCAATAAAAGAAGTTCTTTAAATATAAATAGCACCCACAGATCTACAATTTCTTATGATGGTAAATGGAAAGAATATGTATTTAAAAAGAAATAG
- a CDS encoding DUF58 domain-containing protein, whose amino-acid sequence MKHFYKTLFLHNKFFYYLGGIAVLFVFGFFVPIFFEVSKVLLFVLCFLVFVDLFLLYKTKKGVAITRFLPERLSNGDENKITLKIDNHYSFKTHISIIEELPFQFQKRDFIFPLTLTSKEEKNLHYNLKPTERGVYNFGNINAYVNSPLQLVTKKYILGEEKVLKCYPSFLKLRDFDITSFTNQSISYGTKKIRRIGHSLEFEQIKEYVSGDDIRTLNWKATAKSNQLMVNQYVEEKSQPVYSIIDKGRAMQMQFNELSLLDYAINATLAISNVILKKQDKAGMLTFSKKLEDWIVAEKRSSQMSLISETLHNIKTDFSESDFSTLYSVIKRKITHRSLLIIYTNFETMDGLNRQLTYLRALAKNHLVLVVFFKNTELQTLINTKANNIQDVYDSIIAEKFMYEKISIVNELKKYGIQSVLTSPENLTGDTINKYLELKARGLF is encoded by the coding sequence TTGAAGCATTTTTACAAAACTTTATTTCTTCACAATAAATTCTTCTATTATTTAGGAGGAATTGCAGTACTATTTGTATTCGGTTTTTTTGTGCCTATCTTTTTTGAAGTTTCTAAAGTGTTACTGTTTGTGCTTTGTTTTTTAGTTTTTGTTGATTTGTTTCTTCTATATAAAACTAAAAAAGGAGTTGCAATCACTCGTTTTTTACCAGAAAGATTGTCTAATGGAGATGAAAATAAAATTACATTAAAGATTGACAATCATTATTCTTTTAAAACACATATTTCAATTATTGAAGAATTGCCTTTTCAGTTCCAAAAAAGAGATTTTATTTTTCCATTGACTTTAACTTCAAAAGAAGAAAAAAACCTTCACTACAATTTAAAGCCAACAGAAAGAGGTGTTTATAATTTTGGTAATATTAATGCTTATGTGAATTCACCTTTGCAATTAGTTACTAAAAAATATATTTTAGGCGAAGAAAAAGTATTAAAATGCTACCCTTCTTTCTTAAAGCTAAGAGATTTTGATATTACTTCTTTTACGAATCAATCCATTTCTTATGGAACGAAGAAAATAAGAAGAATTGGACATTCTTTAGAGTTTGAGCAAATTAAAGAGTATGTTTCTGGAGATGATATTAGAACGCTAAATTGGAAAGCAACTGCGAAAAGTAACCAATTAATGGTAAACCAATATGTAGAAGAAAAATCGCAACCTGTGTATTCGATTATAGACAAAGGACGTGCAATGCAAATGCAATTTAACGAATTAAGTTTGTTAGATTACGCTATAAATGCAACCTTGGCCATAAGTAATGTAATTTTAAAAAAGCAAGACAAGGCTGGTATGTTAACGTTTTCTAAGAAATTAGAAGATTGGATTGTTGCTGAAAAACGCAGCTCACAAATGTCTTTAATTTCAGAAACGCTCCACAACATAAAAACCGACTTTTCAGAATCCGATTTTAGTACATTATATTCCGTTATTAAAAGAAAAATAACTCATAGAAGTTTACTTATTATCTACACAAACTTCGAAACTATGGATGGTTTAAATAGGCAACTTACCTATTTACGTGCGTTGGCAAAAAACCATTTAGTTTTGGTTGTTTTCTTTAAAAATACAGAATTACAGACTTTAATTAATACGAAAGCAAATAACATCCAAGATGTTTATGATAGTATTATTGCAGAAAAATTTATGTACGAAAAAATTAGTATTGTAAACGAATTAAAGAAATACGGAATACAATCTGTGCTAACTTCCCCAGAAAATCTAACAGGAGATACCATTAATAAATACTTGGAATTAAAAGCGAGAGGGCTTTTTTAA
- a CDS encoding AAA family ATPase: METQNNEQTPDKIEFENRIDLKELQENVFLIKQQLKKVIVGQKDMLDLLLVALLSDGHVLIEGVPGVAKTITAKLLSKTIAVDFSRIQFTPDLMPSDILGTSVYNLQTTEFEFKKGPIFSNMILIDEINRAPAKTQAALFEVMEEKQVTIDGSTYKMDEPFIVLATQNPIEQEGTYRLPEAQLDRFLFKINVEYPNAAEEFEIILKEQALLNTTKISKIETVISASKIMEFRGLVNQITIEENLLKYIANIVVNTRSNSFLYLGASPRASIAILGASKAFAAIEGRDFVTPEDIKRAAIPVLQHRVIVTPEREMEGLTSKQIIEQIIEAVEIPR, from the coding sequence ATGGAAACACAAAACAACGAACAAACTCCCGATAAAATTGAGTTTGAAAACAGAATCGATTTAAAGGAATTACAAGAGAATGTTTTTCTGATAAAACAACAATTGAAAAAAGTAATTGTGGGTCAGAAAGATATGTTAGATCTCCTTTTGGTGGCACTGCTTTCAGACGGGCATGTTTTAATTGAAGGAGTTCCAGGAGTTGCAAAAACCATTACAGCAAAACTACTTTCTAAGACGATTGCTGTCGATTTTAGTAGAATACAGTTTACACCAGATTTAATGCCATCGGATATTTTGGGTACTTCTGTTTACAACTTACAAACCACAGAGTTTGAGTTTAAAAAAGGGCCAATTTTCTCGAATATGATTTTAATTGATGAAATTAATCGTGCTCCAGCAAAAACACAAGCAGCTTTGTTTGAGGTAATGGAAGAAAAACAAGTAACAATCGATGGTTCCACCTATAAAATGGACGAACCTTTTATTGTATTGGCTACCCAAAATCCAATCGAACAAGAAGGAACATATCGTTTGCCAGAAGCGCAATTAGATCGTTTTTTATTCAAAATTAATGTTGAATACCCAAATGCTGCAGAAGAATTTGAAATCATTTTAAAAGAACAAGCGCTATTAAATACAACCAAAATAAGTAAGATAGAAACTGTTATTTCAGCTTCAAAAATTATGGAATTTAGAGGTTTGGTGAATCAGATTACCATTGAAGAAAATCTATTAAAATACATCGCAAATATTGTGGTGAACACGCGTTCTAATTCATTTTTATATTTAGGAGCTTCTCCAAGAGCTAGTATTGCTATTTTAGGGGCTTCCAAAGCTTTTGCAGCAATTGAAGGAAGAGATTTTGTAACGCCAGAAGATATTAAAAGAGCAGCAATTCCTGTTTTACAACACAGAGTAATTGTAACACCAGAAAGAGAAATGGAAGGTTTAACTAGCAAACAAATTATAGAACAAATTATTGAAGCAGTAGAGATTCCACGTTAG